One Sphingomonas sp. SUN039 genomic window carries:
- the xylB gene encoding xylulokinase, with amino-acid sequence MYLGIDVGTSCVKAVLVDDDDAVVDQASATLAISRLHPLWSEQHPADWWAATNRAVASLDPNLRAQVKSVGLAGQMHGATLLDKNMQALRPAILWNDGRSGAECADLEASVADLGQITGNRAMPGFTAPKLQWVRTHEPEVFAATKTVLLPKDYVRLRMTGDTASDMSDSAGTLWLDVAARDWSDTMLTATGLDRSHMPTLFEGTAVTGQLRAELAEAWGMTRVPVVAGGGDNAAGAIGVGVVRPGDAFLSLGTSGVLFLANDGYRPNPAGGVHSFCHALPNRWHQMSVILSAASCVDWAARLCGVENAGSLFALVEARGMPTTTEMFLPYLSGERTPHNDPDAKGVMFGLTHETDAAALGQAVLEGVAFAFRDGLDALLDSGATLDTITVIGGGARSAYWGKILASALGRPLIYRDGGEVGPAFGAARLARLGLGTDAIEDVCTPPPIIDIVEPDERLTDRFAARRPAFRHLYSTLKSSFTETA; translated from the coding sequence ATGTATCTGGGTATCGATGTCGGAACGTCGTGCGTTAAAGCGGTGCTTGTCGATGACGATGACGCGGTTGTCGATCAGGCGAGTGCGACTCTCGCAATTTCTCGCCTTCATCCCTTGTGGTCCGAACAGCACCCTGCTGACTGGTGGGCCGCGACCAATCGCGCTGTCGCCAGCCTCGACCCCAATTTGCGGGCGCAGGTGAAAAGCGTCGGCCTTGCCGGGCAGATGCATGGCGCCACACTGCTCGACAAAAACATGCAGGCGCTGCGCCCGGCGATCCTCTGGAACGACGGACGCAGTGGCGCCGAATGCGCGGATCTCGAAGCCAGCGTCGCTGATCTGGGCCAGATTACCGGCAACCGCGCGATGCCCGGCTTCACCGCACCCAAACTCCAATGGGTGCGCACGCACGAGCCCGAAGTTTTTGCGGCCACCAAAACGGTGCTGCTGCCCAAGGACTATGTCCGTCTGCGGATGACCGGCGACACTGCGTCGGACATGTCGGACAGCGCTGGCACCTTGTGGCTCGACGTCGCGGCGCGCGACTGGTCGGATACGATGCTTACTGCAACCGGGCTCGACCGGTCGCATATGCCGACCCTGTTCGAGGGTACTGCCGTCACCGGCCAGCTCCGCGCCGAGCTTGCCGAAGCCTGGGGCATGACCCGCGTGCCGGTGGTAGCGGGCGGCGGCGACAATGCGGCAGGCGCGATCGGAGTCGGCGTCGTGCGCCCCGGCGATGCGTTTTTGTCGCTCGGCACTTCGGGCGTGCTGTTTCTCGCCAACGACGGCTACCGCCCCAATCCGGCGGGCGGTGTCCACAGTTTCTGCCACGCGCTGCCCAATCGCTGGCACCAGATGTCGGTCATCCTGAGCGCGGCAAGCTGCGTCGACTGGGCCGCGCGGCTGTGCGGTGTCGAGAATGCCGGCAGCCTGTTCGCGCTGGTCGAGGCGCGCGGCATGCCGACGACGACCGAGATGTTCCTGCCCTATTTGTCGGGCGAGCGCACCCCGCACAACGACCCCGATGCCAAGGGCGTTATGTTCGGCCTGACGCATGAAACGGACGCTGCGGCGCTCGGCCAGGCTGTGCTCGAGGGCGTCGCCTTTGCCTTTCGCGACGGCCTCGACGCGCTGCTCGACAGCGGTGCCACGCTCGACACGATCACGGTCATCGGCGGCGGCGCACGCTCCGCCTATTGGGGCAAGATCCTCGCGTCGGCGCTGGGCCGCCCGCTTATCTATCGTGACGGCGGCGAAGTCGGCCCCGCGTTCGGCGCAGCGCGCCTCGCCCGCCTCGGTCTGGGTACCGACGCGATCGAAGACGTCTGCACCCCGCCGCCGATCATCGACATCGTCGAACCCGACGAACGTCTGACGGACCGCTTTGCGGCGCGGCGACCCGCCTTCCGCCACCTTTATTCGACACTCAAATCCAGCTTCACGGAGACAGCATAA
- a CDS encoding SMP-30/gluconolactonase/LRE family protein, whose amino-acid sequence MSIELRLVWPLGALLGEGPAWHAEQAALKFVDIKGGRLHHHEPVSGSQQTIELGGQPSFVVPASDGSLLIGSGNRILSVERNGTSRTIVAEIPMPAHNRTNDATVDEKGRLWFGTMDDEERQPTGALWCLDRGRLHRLGGEAVVTNGPAITRDGRTLYHVDSGNRTIWRYTIGDGPSIASGEVFLQLTEADGHPDGVVLDSEDCLWVALWDGWGVRRYAPTGTLLTTVALPCARVTKIAFGGADYKTAYVTTARVGLDAAASAAQPLAGGLFAFEAPVAGNALPTARLSP is encoded by the coding sequence TCGTCTGGCCGCTTGGCGCACTGCTTGGCGAAGGCCCGGCCTGGCACGCCGAACAGGCTGCACTGAAATTCGTCGATATAAAAGGCGGTCGCCTCCATCACCATGAGCCGGTGTCGGGAAGCCAGCAAACGATCGAATTGGGCGGACAGCCAAGTTTCGTTGTTCCGGCCAGCGACGGATCGCTGTTGATTGGATCCGGCAACCGCATCCTGTCTGTCGAGCGTAACGGCACGTCTCGTACCATAGTCGCCGAAATCCCCATGCCAGCGCATAACCGAACCAACGACGCGACCGTCGACGAGAAGGGCCGGTTGTGGTTCGGCACAATGGACGACGAGGAGCGCCAGCCGACTGGCGCGCTCTGGTGCCTCGATCGCGGCCGGTTGCATCGGCTCGGTGGCGAGGCTGTCGTGACCAACGGCCCTGCGATTACCCGTGACGGCCGCACGCTCTATCATGTCGATTCGGGCAACCGCACGATCTGGCGCTATACCATCGGGGACGGGCCGAGCATTGCAAGCGGGGAGGTCTTCCTGCAGCTGACCGAGGCCGACGGCCATCCCGATGGCGTGGTGCTCGACAGCGAAGATTGTCTGTGGGTCGCGCTCTGGGACGGCTGGGGCGTGCGCCGCTATGCGCCGACCGGCACGTTGCTCACGACGGTCGCGCTGCCGTGCGCACGCGTAACCAAGATCGCCTTTGGCGGCGCGGACTATAAAACTGCCTATGTTACGACGGCGCGTGTCGGCCTGGATGCGGCAGCATCGGCGGCGCAGCCACTGGCCGGCGGACTATTCGCCTTTGAAGCCCCGGTGGCGGGCAATGCGCTCCCGACAGCAAGGCTTTCGCCATGA
- a CDS encoding 2-dehydro-3-deoxygalactonokinase, with the protein MTWRAIGDWGTSHLRLYRVQEARVTERRDGPGIGALPGTPAEALREALAPWVVNGSPVAITLCGMAGARNGLHETPYIDCPAGADDWARAIHAFEFDGAALRIAPGMACTSGESGPDVMRGEETQIFGALAIDPGMRDCNIRFVLPGTHSKWVRIEQGKIVDFRTCLSGELFALLRGSSTLLNLGSPETPADEPLGFADGIDRAASGAGLVGSLFEARALQLRGGRSASWALGFLSGLVIGNEIADLRDADGLPNAVILIGAADLTARYKQALRRFGVAARAMDGDACARLGLELLDAHH; encoded by the coding sequence ATGACGTGGCGGGCGATCGGGGACTGGGGGACCAGCCATCTTCGCCTCTACCGTGTGCAGGAAGCTCGCGTCACCGAACGACGTGATGGCCCGGGCATCGGCGCGCTGCCGGGCACGCCCGCCGAAGCGCTGCGCGAGGCCCTTGCCCCATGGGTGGTGAATGGCTCCCCAGTCGCCATTACGCTATGCGGCATGGCGGGCGCGCGGAACGGGTTGCACGAAACTCCCTACATCGACTGTCCAGCAGGGGCGGATGACTGGGCAAGGGCGATCCATGCGTTCGAGTTCGACGGCGCCGCGCTGCGTATCGCGCCAGGTATGGCCTGCACCAGTGGCGAAAGCGGTCCTGATGTCATGCGCGGCGAAGAGACGCAGATTTTCGGGGCGCTGGCGATCGATCCCGGCATGCGCGACTGCAACATTCGCTTCGTGCTACCGGGCACGCACAGCAAATGGGTGCGGATTGAACAAGGGAAGATTGTCGATTTCCGGACATGCCTGTCAGGCGAATTATTCGCCCTGCTTCGCGGTTCCTCGACGCTCCTGAATTTGGGCAGTCCCGAAACGCCTGCCGACGAGCCACTAGGTTTTGCCGACGGCATCGACCGGGCGGCGAGCGGCGCGGGTCTTGTCGGTTCCTTGTTCGAAGCGCGCGCGCTGCAACTGCGCGGCGGCCGGTCAGCGAGTTGGGCGCTCGGGTTTCTGTCGGGGCTTGTGATCGGCAACGAAATCGCCGACCTGCGTGACGCCGATGGTCTGCCGAACGCTGTAATCCTGATCGGTGCCGCCGATCTGACCGCGCGCTACAAGCAAGCCCTTCGTCGTTTCGGCGTCGCGGCACGGGCCATGGACGGCGACGCATGTGCAAGGCTCGGACTGGAGTTGCTCGATGCGCACCATTGA
- a CDS encoding 2-dehydro-3-deoxy-6-phosphogalactonate aldolase — MRTIDEVLASGAPPIVAILRGLKPAEAISITDALVTAGIRLIEVPLNSPDPFASIAAMQAAFGDRALIGAGTVIDLASVDRLVTTGAKLMVTPNTNPEVIAHGISAGLEVMPGFLTASEAFAAIGAGARHLKLFPASAMSPAYLKALREVIDRRIGLWAVGGTDSTDLAAWLSAGAEGLGVGGAVYRPGDDADAVAAKVAGLVMAWSAAAQPRPRSQQKA; from the coding sequence ATGCGCACCATTGACGAGGTACTGGCAAGCGGTGCGCCACCGATCGTGGCAATCTTGCGCGGCCTGAAACCCGCTGAGGCCATATCAATTACCGATGCTTTGGTAACCGCGGGCATCCGGCTGATTGAGGTACCTCTCAACTCGCCCGATCCGTTCGCCAGCATCGCCGCGATGCAGGCCGCCTTCGGGGACCGGGCGCTAATCGGGGCGGGAACCGTGATCGACCTGGCCTCGGTAGATCGCCTCGTCACAACCGGTGCGAAGTTGATGGTGACCCCGAACACCAACCCGGAGGTCATTGCTCATGGTATTTCGGCCGGGCTGGAGGTCATGCCGGGTTTCTTGACGGCCAGCGAGGCCTTCGCCGCCATCGGCGCGGGTGCGCGACACCTCAAACTGTTCCCGGCGTCCGCGATGTCGCCCGCCTATCTCAAAGCGCTGCGTGAGGTTATCGACCGCCGGATCGGACTCTGGGCTGTAGGCGGTACGGATTCCACGGACCTCGCGGCTTGGCTGTCGGCTGGGGCCGAAGGGCTGGGCGTTGGGGGCGCCGTTTATCGACCGGGTGACGACGCGGACGCGGTTGCCGCGAAGGTAGCAGGTCTCGTGATGGCATGGTCAGCGGCCGCACAACCTCGACCCAGATCCCAACAGAAGGCGTAG